Proteins from one Ovis aries strain OAR_USU_Benz2616 breed Rambouillet chromosome 12, ARS-UI_Ramb_v3.0, whole genome shotgun sequence genomic window:
- the LOC114117339 gene encoding C4b-binding protein alpha chain-like — protein MLTFFHFYVSPQDCEFPPVIAHGQCKIVSKLFAFEQQAVYECDEGYILIGANRLSCAFSGWSPGAPQCKTWCVKPEIEYGKLSVEKVRYVEPERITIQCESGYSMVGSEIITCSEDRTWYPEAPKCEWEYPEYCEKVVTGRKLLQCLSRPVEVKLALEVYKLSLETGQELQLLELQLEKPNNAS, from the exons ATGCTgaccttctttcacttttatgtcTCACCTCAAGATTGTGAATTCCCTCCTGTCATTGCCCACGGACAATGTAAAATAGTCTCTAAACTCTTTGCATTTGAACAACAAGCTGTATATGAATGTGATGAAGGGTACATTCTGATTGGAGCGAACAGACTCTCCTGCGCTTTTTCAGGCTGGTCACCTGGAGCCCCTCAGTGTAAAA CATGGTGTGTGAAACCAGAGATAGAATATGGAAAGTTATCTGTGGAGAAGGTTAGATATGTTGAACCTGAAAGAATTACTATTCAATGTGAGTCTGGCTACAGTATGGTTGGTTCTGAAATTATCACTTGCTCAGAGGACAGAACTTGGTACCCGGAGGCGCCCAAGTGTGAGTGG GAGTATCCTGAATACTGTGAGAAAGTAGTCACAGGCAGGAAACTCTTGCAGTGCCTCTCAAGGCCAGTGGAGGTGAAATTGGCCCTGGAAGTGTACAAGCTGTCCCTGGAGACTGGACAGGAGCTTCAgctcctggagcttcagctagaGAAGCCAAATAATGCCTCTTAG